Proteins encoded within one genomic window of Cyanobacteria bacterium FACHB-DQ100:
- a CDS encoding ABC transporter ATP-binding protein/permease — protein sequence MQKLRTTLNSPAYRLITTIAYQNWSLLAINLITNVLSAVLEGSTLGVIYLAVSILSQGQQSQQPQLLKQLLSAFPLTQSQQFLALLGCAVLLQILLALSGYTNKLSTAYLSARAQPQVTGRIFEQIMSFSFACASRYKVGDLVMFVNDAATTVNRQIQTVNELIVSLTFSSVYALVLIQLSPALALVAVLLALAVIGVQQRLLPRLRSAAFRLNSAQVELSKHMTEDIQALRLLHTFGTQQRAIAETFQLLHNVQTQLQKRAKVFYLPEPIFDVLPVISLAVLASLAMTISSTPESILPLLLTFLLALQRLAIRLRGVAGAFTQFADNSANLQRLSTILDRRDKQFVAMEGERFESLQTDIDFKQVSLSYTNDENFVLQNLSFTIPKNQVTALVGQSGAGKSSIVDLLIGLYQPNLGKIVVNGKSLHHYNQSSWRQHIGVVSQDTFIFNNSILENLRYGMLDATFEEVVEVAQAAQAHEFILSLPDGYETVVGERGYRLSGGQRQRLALARALLKQPEILILDEATSALDSESERLIQRALAKFQQNRTVIVIAHRLSTIVDADQILVLERGQLVEVGNHRTLMKQQGRYSHYWNLQTQGVAT from the coding sequence TTGCAAAAACTCAGAACAACGCTTAATTCACCCGCTTATCGTTTGATTACAACGATCGCGTATCAGAATTGGAGTTTACTCGCGATTAACCTAATCACGAATGTGCTCAGTGCTGTGCTAGAAGGAAGCACTCTAGGTGTCATCTACCTGGCTGTTTCTATCCTTTCTCAAGGACAACAGAGCCAACAACCCCAACTTCTAAAGCAATTGCTATCGGCTTTCCCTCTAACTCAATCTCAACAATTTCTCGCATTATTGGGATGTGCTGTTCTCTTGCAAATTCTACTCGCGCTCAGCGGCTACACCAATAAATTGAGTACAGCTTATCTATCAGCAAGAGCACAACCCCAAGTCACAGGACGAATTTTCGAGCAAATTATGTCCTTCAGCTTTGCGTGTGCAAGCCGCTACAAAGTGGGCGATCTAGTGATGTTTGTGAATGACGCAGCAACAACTGTGAATCGCCAGATTCAGACAGTGAATGAGCTGATTGTCAGCCTCACATTCTCCAGCGTTTATGCTTTGGTTCTGATTCAGCTATCTCCTGCTCTTGCCCTAGTCGCTGTACTATTAGCACTTGCAGTGATTGGAGTACAGCAACGATTACTTCCTCGACTGCGATCGGCTGCTTTTCGGCTCAACTCTGCTCAAGTGGAGTTGTCTAAGCATATGACAGAGGACATTCAAGCGCTTAGATTGCTGCATACGTTCGGCACTCAGCAACGTGCGATCGCAGAAACGTTCCAGTTGCTTCATAACGTGCAGACACAACTCCAGAAACGAGCCAAGGTCTTTTATCTGCCAGAGCCGATTTTCGATGTGCTACCTGTGATTTCATTGGCAGTTCTAGCTAGCCTTGCGATGACGATCAGCAGTACACCTGAAAGCATCTTACCCTTACTCCTTACCTTTTTGTTAGCCTTACAGCGATTAGCAATCCGCTTACGAGGAGTTGCTGGGGCCTTCACTCAATTTGCTGACAACAGCGCAAATCTTCAAAGACTCAGTACAATCTTAGACAGACGTGATAAGCAGTTCGTAGCAATGGAAGGCGAGAGGTTTGAGTCACTGCAAACTGACATTGACTTCAAGCAGGTTAGCCTTTCGTACACAAATGACGAAAATTTTGTGCTGCAAAATCTAAGCTTCACGATTCCTAAAAATCAAGTGACGGCACTGGTAGGACAATCGGGAGCGGGTAAATCGTCGATCGTCGATCTATTAATCGGACTCTACCAACCGAATTTGGGGAAAATTGTTGTAAATGGCAAGAGTCTGCATCACTACAACCAATCTAGTTGGCGACAACACATCGGCGTAGTTAGCCAGGATACATTCATCTTTAACAACAGCATTTTGGAGAACTTACGCTATGGAATGCTAGACGCAACCTTTGAAGAAGTGGTAGAAGTGGCTCAAGCGGCTCAGGCACATGAGTTTATTCTGAGTTTGCCGGATGGATACGAAACGGTCGTAGGTGAACGAGGCTATCGTTTATCTGGGGGACAGCGCCAACGGCTAGCACTGGCAAGGGCGCTACTTAAACAGCCTGAAATCCTCATTCTCGATGAAGCGACCAGTGCATTAGATAGCGAATCAGAGCGATTGATTCAGCGAGCATTAGCGAAGTTTCAGCAAAACCGGACTGTGATTGTGATTGCTCATCGGCTGTCTACAATCGTAGACGCAGATCAAATTCTCGTTCTAGAGCGGGGACAGCTAGTAGAAGTAGGAAACCATCGGACATTGATGAAGCAGCAGGGACGATATTCTCACTACTGGAACTTGCAAACTCAAGGGGTAGCGACCTAG
- a CDS encoding glycosyltransferase, whose translation MNHQSAHRSTITPVIDTASRPLWSVMIPTYNCAHYLRETLASVLAQAPSTDLMQIAVIDDCSTQDDPHAIVKALGKGRVEFYQQPKNVGHIRNFETCIERSRGKLIHLLHGDDLVRVDFYRKMQAAFEQRPDVGAAFCRHIFMDSRGHWQTLSNLEQSESGILDQWLERIATHQRIQTPSIVVRRDVYEHLGGYDRRIRHWGEDWEMWVRIAANYPVWYEVEPLAIYRMHDSSLTGRSVRTGENIQDFRQAIHIVKDYLPKESANQLFRTALVLIAFSALQTAEQFIDKQDMTAAMNQIREALRCYSSPRMRIAAYKSMIRIWQRSLRSRLAM comes from the coding sequence ATGAATCACCAATCTGCTCACCGCTCGACTATTACTCCTGTTATAGACACAGCATCGCGACCATTATGGTCTGTAATGATCCCAACTTACAACTGCGCTCACTATCTCCGCGAAACGCTAGCGAGTGTTTTAGCGCAAGCCCCCAGCACTGACCTAATGCAGATTGCAGTGATTGATGATTGCTCTACTCAGGATGATCCTCATGCTATCGTAAAAGCCTTAGGCAAAGGGCGAGTCGAGTTTTACCAGCAACCCAAGAATGTTGGGCATATCAGGAACTTTGAAACTTGTATAGAGCGCTCCAGAGGAAAGTTGATTCACCTTTTACACGGAGATGACTTGGTGCGAGTGGACTTTTACCGCAAAATGCAAGCCGCTTTCGAGCAGCGTCCAGATGTCGGAGCTGCGTTTTGCCGCCATATCTTCATGGATAGCCGTGGGCACTGGCAAACTTTATCCAATCTAGAACAATCCGAAAGCGGCATCTTAGACCAGTGGTTAGAGCGAATCGCAACCCATCAGCGAATTCAAACGCCCTCGATCGTGGTGCGTCGAGACGTTTACGAGCATCTCGGTGGGTATGATCGTCGAATTCGCCACTGGGGCGAAGACTGGGAAATGTGGGTGAGGATTGCCGCGAATTACCCAGTTTGGTATGAGGTAGAACCCCTCGCTATCTACCGAATGCACGACTCCTCTTTGACCGGACGTTCCGTTCGCACAGGTGAAAACATTCAAGACTTTCGCCAAGCAATTCATATTGTCAAAGATTATCTACCTAAAGAGTCGGCAAATCAGCTCTTCCGAACTGCTTTAGTCCTAATTGCATTTTCTGCGTTACAAACTGCTGAGCAGTTCATTGATAAACAAGATATGACGGCGGCGATGAACCAGATTCGAGAAGCATTGCGGTGTTATTCCTCACCCAGAATGAGGATCGCTGCTTATAAAAGCATGATTCGGATATGGCAACGATCGCTTCGCTCTCGACTCGCAATGTAG
- a CDS encoding glycosyltransferase family 2 protein, which translates to MKPDLSIIICAHNPRRAYLDKVLAALLSQTLPLEQWELLLVDNQSDKVLSEEIDLSWHPLARHVREDQLGLTVARLRGIQEAQAETLVFVDDDNVLDADYLEVALHISKDYPFIGSWGGQIRPEFETPPPDWTRAYWDLLALRQFDRDRWSNDFYGNPALPCGAGLCVRECVARKYAGVTRKESKRLQLGRKGSSFSSCEDSDLALTACDIGLGAGSFINLKLTHLLPAHRLQEDYLLKLVEGIARSSTILRFLREGTLPAQKSRSEKLFEAYRLMRISKRDLRFHQARARGIATALEQIRTLETTR; encoded by the coding sequence GTGAAACCTGATTTAAGCATTATTATTTGTGCTCACAATCCTCGACGAGCCTACTTAGATAAGGTACTTGCAGCTTTATTGTCTCAGACGTTGCCTTTGGAACAATGGGAATTGCTACTGGTTGATAACCAGAGCGATAAAGTTCTATCTGAAGAGATTGATCTAAGTTGGCATCCTCTAGCGCGTCATGTTCGAGAAGACCAGTTAGGACTAACAGTGGCACGCTTGAGAGGAATTCAAGAAGCTCAGGCTGAAACGCTGGTGTTTGTCGATGATGACAATGTTCTTGATGCAGATTATCTAGAAGTTGCACTACACATCAGCAAAGATTATCCTTTTATCGGGTCCTGGGGTGGGCAAATTCGACCGGAGTTTGAGACACCGCCGCCAGACTGGACACGAGCTTACTGGGATTTGCTCGCATTGCGGCAGTTCGATCGCGATCGCTGGTCAAATGACTTCTACGGTAATCCAGCCTTACCCTGTGGTGCGGGTTTATGCGTTCGTGAGTGTGTGGCTCGAAAGTATGCTGGCGTGACTCGAAAAGAGTCTAAACGACTACAGTTAGGTCGAAAAGGAAGTTCGTTCTCTTCTTGTGAAGATTCGGATCTTGCTTTGACTGCCTGTGATATTGGTTTAGGAGCCGGAAGTTTTATTAATCTAAAACTGACGCATCTGCTACCTGCTCATCGGTTACAGGAAGATTACTTGTTGAAGCTTGTTGAAGGAATTGCTCGCTCTAGCACTATCCTTAGATTTTTAAGAGAAGGAACTTTACCAGCGCAAAAGTCGAGATCGGAAAAGTTGTTTGAAGCTTACCGACTCATGCGAATTTCCAAGCGAGATCTTCGGTTTCATCAAGCGAGAGCCAGAGGAATTGCCACTGCGCTTGAGCAGATTAGAACCTTAGAAACAACCCGCTAA
- a CDS encoding glycosyltransferase, translating into MPYALLKDLPPPPLGKTGYPWTEETLGSDQINPAENHPRISIITPSYNQGQFIEETIRSVLLQNYPNLEYIIVDGGSTDNTVEIIQKYETQLAYWVSERDRGQTHAITKGLRRSTGEIWSYLNSDDLLCPGSLEKVAESFRNPDVNWLGGVSEIFDETDLKGYVEPQRPLNRRDYLTPWQREIQYVFPCSNVCFMRRHLLEQCGDFDESYDYGMDIEYYVRVVFQTGIEPQLIPDILGRWRWHPQSKTLKQGIAYGFREDEVRMALQYLQCLDERDRQTIKREIQEQQKWLAVRKAGFYQNQGKSELAWRELTSQVGLSAALSGFRPWYGTARRLLLA; encoded by the coding sequence ATGCCATACGCCTTGCTTAAAGATCTGCCACCGCCGCCGCTTGGGAAGACTGGGTATCCTTGGACTGAAGAAACCCTAGGTTCAGATCAAATCAATCCTGCTGAAAATCACCCTCGAATTAGCATTATTACACCTAGCTACAACCAGGGGCAGTTTATTGAAGAGACGATTCGCTCTGTTTTGTTGCAGAACTATCCTAATTTGGAGTACATCATCGTTGATGGTGGCAGCACAGACAACACCGTAGAGATTATTCAGAAATATGAGACTCAATTAGCGTATTGGGTGAGTGAGCGAGATCGAGGTCAAACTCACGCTATTACAAAAGGGTTAAGAAGAAGCACCGGGGAGATTTGGTCTTATCTAAACAGTGACGATTTGCTGTGTCCTGGTAGTCTAGAAAAAGTTGCAGAAAGCTTCAGAAACCCGGATGTGAATTGGTTAGGAGGGGTTTCGGAGATTTTTGATGAAACGGATCTCAAAGGGTATGTCGAACCACAGCGCCCATTGAACCGCCGAGATTATCTCACGCCGTGGCAGCGCGAAATTCAGTACGTCTTTCCTTGTTCAAATGTCTGCTTTATGCGACGACATCTACTTGAGCAATGTGGGGATTTTGATGAAAGCTACGACTATGGAATGGATATCGAATACTATGTGCGAGTCGTTTTCCAAACCGGGATCGAGCCGCAATTGATCCCTGATATTCTAGGTCGTTGGCGATGGCATCCACAGAGCAAAACATTGAAGCAAGGAATTGCGTATGGATTTCGAGAAGATGAAGTGCGGATGGCGCTTCAATATCTTCAGTGTTTAGACGAGCGCGATCGCCAAACGATCAAGCGCGAGATTCAAGAGCAGCAGAAGTGGCTTGCCGTTCGCAAAGCTGGATTTTATCAAAACCAAGGCAAGTCTGAATTAGCCTGGAGAGAACTCACATCACAGGTTGGGCTATCCGCTGCATTATCTGGATTCCGTCCCTGGTATGGCACAGCCCGGCGATTACTTTTGGCATAG